In Leptospira limi, a single genomic region encodes these proteins:
- the recD gene encoding exodeoxyribonuclease V subunit alpha: MKVIDEKIQTFVNSLYNLFPDWNSSLKDTIASLLVQSQSGDLYIPITDDNTIDKLKTYFPFVIEKAGTENRLYLQKSHSEKIKFETLLQAFLTHKTNQKKNTTITEEQITKIVISLETESKITLAKEQRETIRDVIASNFRVISGGPGTGKTTVVSFLLIALDRLELLPNVERIALVAPTGRASQRLTESIQRNLERFAENPSESSKFRGQTIHNLLKINPTTNQAKFGEKRTLPYDLIIMDETSMVDLKLMNLFFAAIHFDTHIILLGDPNQLPSVGQGEVLTDLITTLKNKKEFLSELTSNHRFSDVSEFSIFAEVVKQSFGENSGPKPFPKPNIITKSELNSEKDFVWIQGDKKTKSPNANHLEILDWNLESLVPFLWETLYLQTANATSKLHWEPNALKDPTNKSIFESIVNEYRCLTILRNGYFGIEAIQNQILSYVKKQISNPKNQTNLRYRQLSKSFYFEGMPIIIQSNDQMRKLFNGDIGLVVSINSELRAVFPIEDRLYSFALDTLPDHEPAFFLTIHKSQGSEYKSIYLYLPPKTALDVDKENNLSILNRRILYTAITRAKERVILFGDFQTWEFGLQSFRKRYTGIQIP, from the coding sequence ATGAAAGTGATCGATGAAAAAATCCAAACCTTTGTGAATTCCTTATACAATCTTTTCCCCGATTGGAACTCGTCACTTAAGGATACAATTGCAAGTTTACTGGTCCAATCCCAAAGCGGAGATTTGTACATTCCCATCACGGATGATAACACAATCGACAAACTGAAAACCTACTTCCCGTTTGTGATCGAGAAAGCGGGAACAGAAAACAGGTTGTATCTGCAGAAAAGCCATTCGGAAAAAATCAAATTTGAAACCTTACTACAGGCATTCTTAACCCATAAAACAAACCAAAAAAAGAATACAACGATCACAGAGGAACAAATCACAAAGATCGTAATAAGTTTAGAAACAGAATCAAAGATCACACTTGCGAAGGAACAAAGGGAAACGATCAGAGATGTTATCGCATCCAACTTCCGAGTGATCTCTGGTGGCCCAGGGACCGGGAAAACAACTGTCGTTTCCTTTCTCTTAATCGCATTAGATCGATTGGAATTACTCCCCAACGTAGAACGGATTGCGCTTGTCGCACCAACAGGAAGAGCATCACAAAGATTAACAGAATCCATCCAAAGGAATTTAGAAAGATTTGCAGAGAATCCTTCTGAGTCTTCCAAGTTCCGCGGACAAACCATTCACAATTTATTAAAAATCAACCCAACAACGAACCAAGCCAAATTCGGTGAGAAGCGCACTTTACCATATGATTTGATCATCATGGATGAAACGTCCATGGTGGATTTAAAATTGATGAATTTATTTTTCGCAGCGATCCATTTTGATACCCATATCATTTTGCTAGGGGATCCAAACCAACTCCCTTCTGTGGGCCAAGGTGAGGTGTTAACCGATCTCATCACTACGTTAAAAAATAAAAAAGAATTTTTATCAGAACTTACCAGTAACCACCGTTTTTCAGATGTTTCCGAATTTAGTATTTTTGCTGAAGTCGTCAAACAATCCTTTGGTGAAAATAGTGGACCAAAACCATTCCCAAAACCAAACATCATCACAAAATCAGAACTCAATTCGGAAAAGGATTTTGTTTGGATCCAAGGTGACAAAAAAACAAAGTCACCAAATGCAAACCATCTTGAGATTCTCGATTGGAACTTAGAAAGTTTGGTTCCCTTTTTGTGGGAAACATTGTATCTGCAAACTGCCAATGCCACATCCAAACTCCATTGGGAACCAAATGCACTGAAAGACCCAACCAACAAATCGATTTTTGAGTCCATCGTGAATGAATACAGATGCCTCACGATCTTACGAAATGGATACTTTGGAATCGAAGCCATCCAAAACCAAATCTTAAGTTATGTGAAAAAACAAATATCAAACCCTAAAAACCAAACGAATCTTAGATACAGACAATTATCCAAGTCCTTTTACTTTGAAGGGATGCCCATCATCATCCAATCAAATGACCAAATGAGAAAATTGTTTAATGGTGATATTGGCCTTGTGGTATCCATCAATTCTGAGTTAAGAGCAGTATTCCCCATCGAAGATCGCTTGTATTCCTTTGCACTGGATACATTACCTGACCATGAACCAGCATTCTTTCTCACGATTCACAAAAGCCAAGGTTCTGAATACAAATCAATTTACCTTTACCTTCCTCCCAAAACAGCATTGGATGTAGATAAAGAAAACAATCTTTCCATTCTCAACCGAAGGATATTATACACAGCGATCACTCGTGCGAAAGAAAGAGTAATCCTATTTGGAGATTTCCAAACATGGGAATTTGGATTACAATCATTCCGCAAACGGTATACAGGAATCCAGATTCCATAA
- a CDS encoding TetR/AcrR family transcriptional regulator produces MRKNTYHHGDLKNSIIKSCHKLLQKKGMADFTLREVANLSGVSHAAVYRHFQHKDEVLEILSAIGFDRLASLQKKVAQDKKNPDEYFVKLGLVYIQFALKNPNYYKLMFQTKREKESKQLKQSKLKSYAVLVHGCRFYLKTKKRKENHRSFALMSWSLVHGFSNLSLETNFPLSEGKRLNQSQIELAETMLRYAT; encoded by the coding sequence GTGAGAAAAAATACCTACCATCATGGAGATTTAAAAAATTCTATTATCAAATCTTGCCATAAACTCCTTCAAAAAAAAGGGATGGCCGATTTTACATTGAGGGAGGTTGCCAATTTATCTGGAGTTTCTCATGCAGCTGTTTACAGGCATTTCCAGCATAAAGACGAAGTGTTAGAGATTTTGTCTGCGATTGGATTTGATCGATTGGCATCCTTACAGAAAAAAGTCGCACAAGACAAAAAGAATCCCGACGAATACTTTGTGAAACTAGGACTTGTCTACATCCAATTTGCTCTGAAAAATCCCAATTATTATAAACTAATGTTCCAAACCAAACGTGAAAAAGAATCCAAACAATTGAAACAATCAAAATTGAAATCGTATGCAGTTCTCGTACATGGTTGTCGTTTTTACCTGAAGACCAAAAAGAGAAAAGAAAACCACAGGAGTTTTGCACTCATGTCTTGGTCACTTGTTCACGGATTTAGCAATTTAAGTTTAGAAACCAATTTCCCACTTTCCGAAGGCAAACGATTGAACCAAAGCCAAATCGAGTTAGCAGAAACGATGCTTCGATATGCAACTTAA
- a CDS encoding YegP family protein: protein MSAKFEIYKDKAGEFRFRLKAANGEIIASSEGYSSKQACENGINSVKKNAADAGIDDQT from the coding sequence ATGTCAGCAAAGTTTGAAATCTACAAAGACAAAGCAGGGGAATTCCGATTCCGACTCAAAGCAGCCAATGGTGAAATCATAGCTTCTAGTGAAGGATACTCATCGAAACAAGCATGTGAGAACGGCATTAATTCTGTAAAAAAGAATGCCGCAGATGCAGGAATCGACGATCAAACGTAA
- a CDS encoding MASE3 domain-containing protein encodes MLFPDVFYKEYPLESFVVFHNITEIFSIIVSFSIFGLGYSSYSQSRNTQTYFLSIGFLVIGLIDFMHTLGYKGMPDFVTPNTGNKSTQLWLISRFVTALVFILAIYVKPNRRYSAFRANLYVVVAFVLVGLVYELVIFNSYLIPDTYVHGVGLTPFKKNAELVIMFMLVVAIILYSFSKSLHSDKQKQYFLGAFIICFFSELVFAVYTSVFDVFNVLGHVFKVVAFQLIYRAVFVSAINEPYEKLIHSNVLLSKEIQENEEYAKLIKKSLKEKENLIGEIFHRTKNSMELVRSLLMIQSSDFPDDQNIRTIVENTSLKIQSMSLVHDHLYQNKDLSEIQVSDYLLSLTEMVKSMFPNLGKGVEIQLEANQGVLLLDTAVPLGLIFTELLSNSLKYAFKDVTNAKISIKFRIDGDRSHFEYKDNGIGLPASYDTANHKKLGLSLLKIMAEKQMGGNLKIDGSQGFSMQFDFPNNLYKKRV; translated from the coding sequence TTGTTATTTCCGGATGTATTCTACAAAGAATATCCCCTTGAATCATTTGTTGTATTTCATAATATCACAGAAATCTTTAGTATCATTGTTTCGTTTTCTATTTTTGGACTGGGGTATTCTTCTTACTCCCAAAGCCGAAATACACAAACATACTTTTTGAGTATTGGATTTTTGGTGATTGGGCTCATCGATTTTATGCATACCTTGGGATACAAAGGGATGCCTGATTTTGTGACTCCCAACACAGGTAATAAATCCACTCAATTATGGCTGATCTCAAGGTTTGTCACGGCTCTTGTTTTTATTCTGGCGATTTATGTAAAACCTAACAGGCGATACAGTGCCTTCAGGGCGAACCTCTATGTCGTTGTTGCCTTTGTTCTTGTGGGATTGGTTTACGAGTTAGTGATTTTTAATTCGTATCTCATCCCTGATACATATGTCCATGGTGTTGGTCTCACTCCATTCAAAAAGAATGCAGAGTTAGTGATCATGTTTATGTTGGTTGTGGCCATCATATTGTATTCGTTTTCCAAGTCCTTACACTCCGATAAACAAAAACAATATTTTTTGGGAGCATTTATCATATGCTTTTTTAGTGAACTCGTATTTGCAGTGTATACAAGTGTGTTCGATGTATTCAATGTGTTAGGCCATGTTTTTAAAGTAGTTGCCTTTCAGTTGATTTATCGGGCAGTGTTTGTGTCTGCGATTAACGAACCGTATGAGAAACTGATCCATTCGAATGTTTTACTTTCCAAGGAGATACAAGAAAACGAAGAGTATGCAAAACTAATCAAGAAGTCATTAAAAGAAAAAGAGAATTTAATTGGTGAGATCTTCCATCGAACAAAAAACTCGATGGAACTGGTTAGGTCACTCTTAATGATTCAGTCATCCGATTTTCCCGATGACCAAAATATACGGACAATCGTAGAGAATACATCTCTTAAAATCCAATCCATGTCCCTCGTACATGATCATTTGTACCAAAACAAAGACTTAAGTGAAATCCAAGTATCAGATTACCTTTTATCACTGACGGAAATGGTAAAATCGATGTTTCCAAACTTGGGGAAAGGAGTTGAGATCCAACTCGAAGCGAACCAAGGTGTACTTTTGTTAGATACTGCTGTTCCATTAGGATTAATTTTTACTGAACTTCTCTCCAATAGTTTAAAATATGCATTCAAAGATGTAACCAATGCTAAGATTTCAATCAAGTTTAGAATTGATGGGGACAGGTCTCATTTTGAATACAAAGACAATGGGATTGGTCTGCCTGCTTCGTATGATACAGCTAATCATAAAAAATTGGGTTTGAGTTTGCTTAAGATCATGGCTGAGAAACAAATGGGAGGAAACTTGAAGATTGATGGTAGCCAAGGGTTTTCGATGCAATTTGATTTTCCAAATAATTTGTATAAAAAACGAGTTTAG
- a CDS encoding helix-turn-helix domain-containing protein: MKTNRKGIWIPVWIENLNLSHSQTKLFAEIVSLHDNGGCFASNRYFSEILGLKADTISRLITSLKKLGILEQTGFDGRRRFLKPILQFQSQAPEKNPSLQQETKGIKIQTNTAKDSKPALDSCYVPSSTVQIKKKVHTKTSFEEFKIWSERSLSHSTFSKISHLTSPDGLEESLQRIWNQWMDKTKPKSNQFQVGIV, translated from the coding sequence ATGAAAACAAACCGAAAAGGAATATGGATCCCCGTTTGGATTGAAAACCTAAACTTATCCCATAGCCAAACAAAACTGTTTGCTGAAATCGTTTCTTTGCATGACAACGGTGGTTGTTTCGCATCGAATCGTTACTTCAGTGAAATCCTTGGGCTCAAAGCTGATACCATTTCAAGACTCATCACATCACTAAAAAAACTAGGGATCTTAGAACAAACTGGTTTTGATGGAAGGAGACGATTTTTAAAACCAATCCTTCAATTCCAATCGCAAGCTCCGGAAAAAAATCCAAGTCTCCAACAAGAAACAAAGGGTATTAAAATCCAAACCAACACTGCAAAGGATTCCAAACCAGCATTGGATTCTTGTTACGTCCCTAGTAGTACAGTACAAATAAAGAAGAAAGTACATACAAAAACTTCGTTTGAAGAATTTAAAATTTGGAGCGAAAGAAGTTTGTCCCATTCTACGTTTTCCAAAATTTCACATTTAACTTCGCCAGATGGTTTGGAGGAAAGTTTACAAAGAATTTGGAACCAGTGGATGGATAAAACAAAACCTAAATCAAATCAGTTTCAGGTAGGAATTGTATGA
- a CDS encoding 7TM diverse intracellular signaling domain-containing protein — protein sequence MIRRVLKNNLWLFLAFVSITSCTAKLPERPIIQYSFQNLTLEQVLNEEVDWSKPEKMKYNFGYWKRFVWVKFELINRSEFPSQHILDIESPWVDEVVLAWKSSGKVETTVFKGADSHTLKEIPHRNPVFSLDLSPNEKRIVYLKISNVGILSAPLRLWTRNSFLDRVERDYIANGIYFGIISALLLYNLLIFVSVREKAYLFYCLYLTTLLVNYALLGGFFKQLLIPEVDLNVKPYLYTSVNASLLFVGLFSLTFLNLKTVHPKLDRLILGSAVVIGVYSVFSFFIPYHWMEISFIYTFPYFMLLLVSSGIYSYWKGVKSSLFFVSAWVMLFVGVIVDSLTKASILPTTTFGRYGVQIGTAFEVILFSLALGRRLRFLLEENLSTQNQLSAIRKDFEIARRIQMRILPAEVPKSEYVSAIISYLPLYDIGGDFYDYFETNGNELGIVIADVTGHGVSAALDSSTVKIAFRNAKGFIHSPKELMGEMNQFLCTSLHARFVSAAYFYFDFEQMKLTFTSAGNPPLIFIRDGEVKSAECPGLLLGVRPDFLYEQKEVYLKKGDRLLIFTDGLYENLKPNEDLYSILYPEIRPIVGLPQNEFHQKLLDRLSSIRTVLKDDITFISLDIV from the coding sequence ATGATCCGAAGGGTTTTGAAAAACAATCTATGGCTATTTCTTGCTTTTGTTTCCATCACAAGTTGTACTGCCAAATTACCAGAAAGGCCAATCATCCAATATAGTTTTCAGAATTTAACCTTAGAGCAAGTGCTAAACGAAGAAGTCGATTGGTCCAAACCAGAGAAAATGAAGTATAACTTTGGTTACTGGAAACGATTTGTTTGGGTTAAGTTTGAGCTGATCAATCGTTCTGAATTTCCTTCTCAGCACATTTTAGATATCGAATCACCATGGGTGGATGAAGTGGTGTTGGCATGGAAGTCCAGCGGTAAAGTGGAAACAACTGTCTTTAAGGGAGCCGATTCTCATACACTCAAAGAAATCCCACACAGAAACCCAGTCTTTTCACTTGATTTGTCACCAAACGAAAAACGGATTGTTTACTTAAAAATATCGAATGTTGGTATCCTATCGGCACCTCTTAGGTTATGGACACGAAATTCATTCCTGGACCGAGTGGAAAGGGATTACATTGCCAATGGAATTTATTTCGGAATCATTTCTGCGCTTTTACTCTATAACCTTCTCATTTTTGTGAGCGTAAGAGAGAAGGCTTATCTCTTCTATTGTCTGTACCTCACAACACTCCTTGTCAATTATGCATTGCTTGGTGGATTCTTCAAACAGCTACTCATTCCAGAAGTCGATCTAAATGTGAAACCTTATTTATATACTTCCGTAAATGCATCTCTCTTGTTTGTTGGCCTCTTTTCTCTTACCTTCCTCAATCTAAAAACAGTCCATCCTAAATTGGATCGATTGATTTTAGGAAGTGCTGTGGTAATAGGAGTGTATTCCGTTTTTTCTTTTTTCATTCCTTACCATTGGATGGAAATTTCCTTCATTTATACATTCCCTTATTTTATGCTATTGTTAGTCTCTTCTGGGATTTACTCCTATTGGAAAGGAGTGAAGTCTTCACTCTTTTTTGTTTCAGCTTGGGTGATGTTGTTTGTGGGAGTGATTGTAGATTCCTTAACAAAGGCTTCCATCCTACCAACCACAACGTTTGGAAGGTATGGTGTTCAAATTGGCACAGCTTTTGAAGTAATTTTGTTTTCCTTAGCTCTCGGGAGAAGGTTACGATTTTTATTAGAGGAAAACTTATCGACTCAAAATCAGTTATCAGCAATTCGTAAAGATTTTGAAATTGCTCGCCGGATCCAAATGCGAATTTTACCTGCAGAAGTACCAAAGTCGGAGTATGTATCTGCAATTATTTCTTATCTTCCTCTCTATGATATCGGAGGTGATTTCTATGATTACTTCGAGACAAATGGAAACGAATTGGGAATTGTCATCGCCGATGTGACTGGCCATGGAGTGAGTGCTGCACTTGATTCTTCGACAGTGAAAATTGCCTTTCGGAACGCAAAAGGATTCATACATTCTCCAAAAGAATTGATGGGTGAGATGAATCAATTTTTATGCACAAGCCTACATGCACGTTTTGTGAGTGCTGCTTACTTTTACTTTGATTTTGAACAGATGAAACTAACGTTTACTTCTGCTGGTAATCCCCCTTTGATTTTCATTCGAGATGGTGAAGTCAAGTCAGCTGAATGCCCTGGACTCCTTTTAGGTGTAAGGCCCGATTTTTTGTATGAACAAAAGGAAGTGTATCTCAAGAAAGGGGATCGGTTATTGATTTTTACAGATGGATTGTATGAAAATTTGAAACCTAACGAAGATTTGTATTCCATCTTATACCCTGAAATTCGACCTATTGTAGGGCTTCCTCAAAATGAGTTTCACCAAAAATTATTAGATAGGCTCTCTTCTATTAGAACAGTTCTAAAGGATGACATTACTTTTATCTCACTCGATATTGTATGA
- a CDS encoding TetR/AcrR family transcriptional regulator, with translation MTVPQKIPNKSDNKKQLARERSTERILASAIVLFSKHGFAQTTMEMIANHAKISKGLAYNYFKSKNQIFEQIIDSHLAKQERFYNNIPPNLSAKEYVREFFIRSIQFAKEERKTMVLISVCLFQPSAVSLSKKMIENVERRFAPFKEAMRERFRTYGIKDPDKEMIFIKTFLHGVIMSQHFNDTTTCTPTIIEMLLERYDSK, from the coding sequence ATGACAGTGCCACAAAAGATTCCCAATAAATCCGACAACAAAAAGCAATTAGCTAGGGAGAGATCCACGGAGAGAATTTTGGCTTCTGCGATTGTCCTTTTCTCCAAACACGGATTTGCCCAAACAACAATGGAAATGATTGCTAACCATGCAAAAATTTCGAAAGGCTTAGCTTATAATTATTTTAAGAGTAAAAATCAAATCTTTGAACAAATCATCGATTCTCATTTAGCAAAACAAGAGAGATTTTATAATAATATCCCGCCTAACTTATCTGCGAAAGAGTATGTGAGAGAGTTTTTCATTCGTTCCATCCAATTTGCAAAGGAAGAACGAAAAACGATGGTTTTAATATCTGTTTGTTTATTCCAACCAAGTGCGGTTTCCCTTTCCAAAAAAATGATCGAAAATGTGGAGAGACGGTTTGCTCCGTTCAAAGAAGCAATGCGGGAACGTTTTAGGACTTATGGGATCAAAGACCCTGATAAAGAAATGATTTTCATCAAAACATTTTTACATGGTGTGATCATGAGCCAACATTTCAACGATACAACCACTTGTACTCCCACAATCATCGAAATGCTTCTCGAACGTTACGATTCTAAATAA
- a CDS encoding PaaI family thioesterase — protein sequence MQTLSTAETQAILQEMTENFNHGGRKITVPPPIFVAMNAEIISYTKGKSITVSFPVTEDQTNPMGMMQGGVIAAAFDNAFGPLSYLVAKRPTTTIDMNIQYIRGVAVGQKVIVKATIEAKGFSTIHMVGEMRTEKDKLLATATTNLLILKIPGGVGE from the coding sequence ATGCAAACACTAAGCACAGCGGAAACCCAGGCCATTTTACAAGAAATGACAGAAAATTTTAATCACGGTGGTAGAAAAATCACAGTTCCACCTCCTATTTTTGTAGCGATGAATGCTGAAATCATTTCCTACACAAAAGGGAAAAGTATTACTGTTTCATTTCCCGTTACAGAAGACCAAACAAATCCTATGGGAATGATGCAGGGCGGTGTGATCGCTGCTGCATTTGATAATGCGTTTGGGCCTCTCAGTTATTTGGTAGCAAAACGCCCAACAACGACAATCGATATGAATATTCAATACATCCGAGGCGTTGCTGTAGGCCAAAAGGTGATCGTAAAAGCAACAATCGAAGCAAAAGGATTTTCAACGATTCATATGGTGGGAGAGATGCGAACAGAAAAAGATAAATTGTTAGCCACTGCGACTACCAATTTGTTGATCTTAAAAATTCCAGGTGGAGTAGGGGAGTAA
- the ppnP gene encoding pyrimidine/purine nucleoside phosphorylase, which produces MSSFTSVTVLKSANIYYDGKVTSRTVLFPNGEKKTLGIMMPGEYEFGADQKEIMEIQSGKLSVLLPGSETWLQINGQATFEVPAGSKFKLKIETVTDYCCSYV; this is translated from the coding sequence ATGAGTTCATTTACATCCGTAACAGTACTAAAATCTGCAAATATTTACTATGATGGTAAGGTCACAAGCCGCACCGTTTTATTCCCTAATGGAGAGAAAAAAACCCTTGGGATCATGATGCCTGGAGAGTATGAATTTGGAGCGGACCAGAAAGAGATTATGGAAATCCAATCTGGTAAATTGTCTGTGTTATTACCAGGATCCGAAACATGGCTTCAAATTAACGGTCAAGCTACCTTTGAAGTCCCTGCTGGATCCAAGTTCAAATTAAAAATTGAAACAGTAACAGATTATTGCTGTTCTTACGTTTGA